Proteins encoded together in one Polaribacter reichenbachii window:
- a CDS encoding MbnP family protein — protein sequence MKITKYIVACFIAISITACSSEDEEIITGEGKVTLEFDNSYLTSDLLLSTASYSANESEEITISDVKYIVSNIRLENSEGEVFTYPKEDSYFIISESDTDSQFISLSNVPAADYTKITFGIGVDQEKYLEGATGQGDFLTLAQDAGMMWSWQAGYKFFVFEGLYTSDETTTETAFAFHMGSHGSSVDNYKEVTLSLTNTARVRTTSTPEIHVVADLSNILSGTTTFLLDDAAQIHVDAVKSPQIATNVNGMFVVDHVHN from the coding sequence ATGAAAATTACAAAATACATTGTTGCATGTTTTATTGCAATATCAATCACAGCTTGTTCATCAGAAGACGAAGAAATAATTACAGGAGAAGGTAAAGTTACCTTAGAGTTCGATAATTCTTACTTAACATCAGATTTATTATTAAGCACAGCTTCTTACTCAGCTAATGAATCTGAAGAAATTACAATTTCTGATGTAAAATACATTGTAAGTAACATCCGTCTAGAAAATTCAGAAGGAGAAGTTTTTACCTATCCAAAAGAAGATTCTTACTTTATTATAAGCGAATCAGATACAGACTCACAATTTATAAGCCTTTCTAATGTGCCAGCAGCAGATTACACAAAAATTACTTTTGGTATTGGGGTAGATCAAGAAAAATATTTAGAAGGTGCAACTGGTCAAGGAGACTTTTTAACCTTAGCACAAGATGCTGGTATGATGTGGTCTTGGCAAGCAGGTTACAAGTTTTTTGTTTTTGAAGGACTTTATACATCAGACGAAACCACTACAGAGACTGCTTTTGCATTTCATATGGGTAGTCATGGTTCTTCTGTAGACAATTACAAAGAAGTTACTTTAAGTTTAACAAACACAGCAAGAGTAAGAACAACTTCTACTCCAGAAATTCATGTAGTTGCAGATCTTTCTAATATTTTATCTGGTACAACAACTTTTTTATTAGACGATGCTGCTCAAATTCATGTAGA